One Nostoc punctiforme PCC 73102 DNA window includes the following coding sequences:
- a CDS encoding aldo/keto reductase produces MLSRQLGKNGSTISALGLGCMGMSDYYGPADRKESIATIHAALDAGINLLDTGDFYGMGHNELLLHEALAGRRREDVFIAVKFGALRSPDGNFIGFDGRPEAVKTSLAYTLKRLGTDYIDLYQPARLDPKVPIEETIGAISEMVKAGYVRQIGLSEVGANVIRRAHGIHPISWLQIEYSLLSRSIEDDILPTVRELDIAVTAYGVLSRGLLSGHWSKERSEQAQDFRGHLPRFSGENLDRNLLLVEALRLIAQERSATVAQVAIAWVLSRGNDIVPLIGARRCDRLNEALGALELHLSKDDLARIEAAVPLNAVAGDRYDPGQMAMLDSEKR; encoded by the coding sequence ATGTTGTCACGTCAACTTGGAAAAAACGGTTCAACAATATCGGCGCTTGGGCTTGGCTGTATGGGTATGTCTGATTATTATGGCCCAGCCGATCGCAAGGAAAGTATTGCAACGATTCATGCAGCCCTTGATGCAGGCATTAACTTACTGGATACAGGCGACTTTTATGGTATGGGGCACAATGAACTGCTACTACACGAAGCCCTAGCAGGACGGCGGCGGGAAGATGTCTTCATTGCGGTTAAATTCGGGGCGCTGCGGTCTCCTGATGGCAACTTTATTGGCTTCGATGGTCGTCCTGAAGCCGTGAAGACTTCACTTGCCTATACATTGAAACGACTAGGAACCGATTACATTGACCTCTACCAGCCAGCCCGACTCGACCCGAAAGTGCCCATTGAAGAGACTATTGGGGCGATTAGCGAAATGGTGAAAGCTGGATATGTTCGCCAAATTGGTTTATCTGAAGTGGGTGCAAATGTAATTCGGCGGGCTCATGGCATTCATCCGATCTCTTGGCTTCAGATCGAATATTCACTCCTGAGCCGTAGTATTGAAGATGACATCCTCCCAACTGTGCGTGAATTGGACATTGCTGTCACCGCTTATGGAGTTCTCTCACGGGGATTGTTGAGCGGTCACTGGTCGAAAGAACGCTCTGAGCAAGCGCAAGACTTTCGAGGACATCTACCACGCTTCTCTGGAGAGAATCTAGATCGCAATTTGTTGCTAGTCGAAGCCCTTCGCCTGATTGCCCAAGAACGGAGTGCGACGGTGGCTCAAGTGGCAATTGCTTGGGTGCTGTCGCGAGGGAACGACATTGTGCCGCTAATTGGCGCACGGCGTTGCGATCGCTTGAATGAAGCGCTGGGTGCGTTGGAGCTACACTTAAGCAAGGACGATCTTGCCCGGATTGAGGCAGCAGTGCCACTAAATGCCGTAGCTGGCGATCGCTACGATCCAGGACAAATGGCAATGCTGGATAGTGAAAAGAGGTAA
- a CDS encoding TetR family transcriptional regulator yields the protein MNDSPLTPERILDAAEEVLCRYGLAKATVVDVARFLEVSHGTIYRHFPSKAALRDAVAERWLHRVSIPLAAIAEEQGSAVEQLHRWFEQLMIMKRQKVLDEPELFATYSAIAQEARGVVQAHIVELVNQVAAIVESGISSNEFRVTDPQAAAKAVFQATVRFHHPAHASEWSDPDIDRDFAQVWRLLLAGLVVVQ from the coding sequence ATGAATGATTCACCTTTGACACCAGAGCGGATTCTCGACGCAGCAGAAGAAGTTTTGTGTCGTTACGGTCTGGCAAAGGCAACAGTGGTCGATGTGGCTCGCTTTTTAGAGGTGAGCCACGGCACAATTTATCGGCATTTTCCCAGCAAAGCTGCCCTGCGTGATGCAGTCGCAGAACGGTGGCTACATCGGGTTTCTATACCACTAGCAGCGATCGCCGAAGAACAGGGTTCCGCCGTTGAACAGTTGCATAGATGGTTTGAGCAACTCATGATTATGAAACGTCAAAAAGTCTTGGATGAGCCAGAGTTGTTTGCAACCTATTCTGCGATCGCTCAAGAGGCACGAGGGGTAGTTCAAGCTCACATTGTTGAACTGGTAAACCAAGTTGCTGCGATCGTCGAGAGCGGTATTTCCAGTAACGAGTTTAGAGTAACCGATCCGCAAGCAGCAGCCAAGGCAGTCTTTCAAGCGACAGTCCGGTTTCACCATCCAGCACACGCATCTGAATGGAGCGATCCAGATATCGATAGGGACTTTGCCCAAGTATGGCGCTTGTTACTTGCTGGTCTTGTGGTGGTTCAGTAG